The following proteins are co-located in the Macadamia integrifolia cultivar HAES 741 chromosome 3, SCU_Mint_v3, whole genome shotgun sequence genome:
- the LOC122073126 gene encoding cell division control protein 2 homolog D, with protein MENVFRENQKSAMDAFEKLEKVGEGTYGKVYRAREKATGKIVALKKTRLHEDDEGVPPTTLREVSLLRMLSRDPHVVRLLDVKQGQNKDGKTILYLVFEYMDTDLKKFIRTFRQTGETMPSKTVKSLMYQLCKGVAFCHGHGVLHRDLKPHNLLMDRKTMMLKIADLGLARAVTVPLKKYTHEILTLWYRAPEVLLGATHYSTPVDMWSVGCIFAELVTNQALFPGDSELQQLLHIFRLLGTPNEKVWPGVSKLMNWHEYPQWSPKNLASVVPNLDSNGLDLLLQMLQYEPSKRISAKKAMEHPYFDDLDKAYL; from the exons atggagaaTGTGTTCCGAGAAAATCAGAAATCTGCCATGGATGCATTCGAGAAGCTGGAAAAGGTCGGAGAAGGAACATACGGGAAAGTCTACAGGGCACGAGAGAAAGCCACAGGAAAGATCGTAGCCCTCAAGAAGACTCGTCTCCATGAAGACGATGAAGGTGTCCCGCCTACCACTCTAAGGGAAGTTTCCCTTTTGAGAATGCTCTCCAGGGATCCCCATGTCGTCAG GTTGTTGGATGTAAAACAAGGCCAGAACAAGGATGGGAAGACAATTCTCTACCTGGTTTTTGAGTATATGGATACTGATCTCAAGAAGTTCATCCGAACCTTTCGCCAGACAGGAGAAACCATGCCCTCTAAAACTGTCAAG AGCCTGATGTACCAACTCTGCAAGGGCGTTGCCTTTTGCCATGGTCATGGAGTGTTACACAG GGATCTGAAGCCTCACAATCTTCTGATGGATCGTAAGACAATGATGCTTAAAATAGCAGACCTTGGACTGGCTCGAGCAGTCACTGTTCCACTCAAGAAGTATACTCATGAG ATCTTGACTCTGTGGTATAGAGCTCCAGAAGTGCTTCTTGGAGCTACCCATTACTCAACACCAGTAGATATGTGGTCCGTTGGCTGtatatttg CTGAATTGGTAACAAATCAAGCACTGTTTCCTGGAGATTCTGAACTGCAACAGCTCCTTCATATTTTCAG GTTATTGGGTACTCCAAACGAAAAAGTTTGGCCAGGAGTAAGCAAACTAATGAACTGGCATGAGTATCCCCAATGGAGCCCAAAAAATCTGGCCTCGGTCGTTCCTAATCTGGATTCCAATGGACTAGATCTTCTCTTG CAAATGTTGCAGTATGAACCCTCAAAGCGGATCTCGGCGAAGAAAGCTATGGAGCATCCATACTTTGACGACCTTGACAAAGCATACCTCTAA
- the LOC122073125 gene encoding protein PIN-LIKES 3-like isoform X1, producing the protein MGLLNLFIVASNPVLKVLLVTALGSFLALDSIGILGDDARKNLNRVVFFVFNPALVSSNLAKTITYESMRKLWFMPINILFTFLIGSALGWILIQITRPPSHLRGLILGCCAAGNLGNLLIIIVPAICKEKGSPFGDSDVCSTYGLAYASLSMAIGALFLWSYVYNVVRISSSNCTEAIDESTSNSSEEPSAVLNGSCKEPLLSNDLSILENQGDHFALPCSSSLKFASTLTQGESCQFPISVKFKQYLKTILGKINLKTLFAPSTTGAIVGFFVGVISPIRWLMIGDSAPLRVVEDSAYLIGEGAIPATTLIMGANLLRGLRGSDIRVSLVVGIIAVRYIALPLFGILIVKGALHFGLVQSDPLYTFVLLLQFALPPAMNIGTITQLFGAGERECSVILLWTYGIASIALTLWSTFFMWLVA; encoded by the exons ATGGGGCTTCTGAATCTCTTCATCGTTGCATCAAATCCAGTGTTGAAAGTCCTATTGGTTACGGCTCTTGGGTCCTTTCTCGCACTGGATAGCATTGGTATTTTAGGAGATGATGCAAGGAAGAATTTGAATAGA GTTGTGTTCTTTGTATTTAATCCAGCACTTGTGTCCTCCAACCTTGCTAAAACAATAACATATGAAAGCATGCGTAAATT GTGGTTCATGcctataaatattttatttacatttctcatTGGTTCAGCACTTGGATGGATACTTATACAAATCACAAGGCCTCCTTCACATCTAAGGGGCCTTATCTTGGGTTGCTGTGCTGCTG GAAATTTGGGGAATCTTCTTATCATCATTGTCCCAGCAATCTGTAAAGAGAAAGGCAGCCCATTTGGAGACTCTGATGTCTGCAGTACATATGGACTGGCTTATGCTTCACTTTCTATGGCG ATTGGAGCCCTTTTTTTGTGGTCGTATGTGTACAATGTTGTGCGGATATCTTCAAGTAATTGCACTGAAGCAATTGATGAATCCACAAGTAACTCTTCAGAAGAACCTTCGGCAGTACTGAATGGGAGTTGCAAAGAGCCACTACTTTCAAATGATTTATCAATCTTGGAGAACCAAGGAGACCATTTTGCACTTCCATGCTCTTCATCGCTGAAGTTTGCTTCCACATTGACTCAAGGAGAATCTTGCCAG TTTCCAATTTCAGTTAAGTTTAAACAATATTTAAAGACGATTTTAGGAAAGATCAACTTGAAGACATTGTTCGCACCTTCAACCACTGGAGCG ATTGTTGGGTTTTTTGTTGGAGTAATCTCTCCAATTCGATGGCTAATGATTGGTGATAGTGCTCCTCTTCGCGTCGTTGAAGATTCTGCTTATTTGATTGG TGAAGGAGCCATCCCAGCTACAACCTTGATAATGGGAGCAAACCTTCTTAGAG GTTTACGAGGGTCGGATATTCGTGTGTCCCTTGTCGTTGGGATTATAGCAGTTCGTTATATTGCACTCCCACTGTTTGGCATTCTCATTGTTAAAGGGGCGCTGCATTTTGGCCTGGTGCAATCAGATCCATTGTATacatttgttcttcttcttcaatttgcGCTTCCGCCTGCAATGAACATAG GAACAATTACCCAATTGTTTGGTGCTGGTGAGAGAGAATGTTCTGTTATTCTGCTATGGACATATGGAATAGCTTCAATTGCCCTTACCCTTTGGTCAACCTTCTTTATGTGGCTCGTAGCTTGA
- the LOC122073125 gene encoding protein PIN-LIKES 3-like isoform X2, with protein sequence MGLLNLFIVASNPVLKVLLVTALGSFLALDSIGILGDDARKNLNRVVFFVFNPALVSSNLAKTITYESMRKLWFMPINILFTFLIGSALGWILIQITRPPSHLRGLILGCCAAGNLGNLLIIIVPAICKEKGSPFGDSDVCSTYGLAYASLSMAIGALFLWSYVYNVVRISSSNCTEAIDESTSNSSEEPSAVLNGSCKEPLLSNDLSILENQGDHFALPCSSSLKFASTLTQGESCQIVGFFVGVISPIRWLMIGDSAPLRVVEDSAYLIGEGAIPATTLIMGANLLRGLRGSDIRVSLVVGIIAVRYIALPLFGILIVKGALHFGLVQSDPLYTFVLLLQFALPPAMNIGTITQLFGAGERECSVILLWTYGIASIALTLWSTFFMWLVA encoded by the exons ATGGGGCTTCTGAATCTCTTCATCGTTGCATCAAATCCAGTGTTGAAAGTCCTATTGGTTACGGCTCTTGGGTCCTTTCTCGCACTGGATAGCATTGGTATTTTAGGAGATGATGCAAGGAAGAATTTGAATAGA GTTGTGTTCTTTGTATTTAATCCAGCACTTGTGTCCTCCAACCTTGCTAAAACAATAACATATGAAAGCATGCGTAAATT GTGGTTCATGcctataaatattttatttacatttctcatTGGTTCAGCACTTGGATGGATACTTATACAAATCACAAGGCCTCCTTCACATCTAAGGGGCCTTATCTTGGGTTGCTGTGCTGCTG GAAATTTGGGGAATCTTCTTATCATCATTGTCCCAGCAATCTGTAAAGAGAAAGGCAGCCCATTTGGAGACTCTGATGTCTGCAGTACATATGGACTGGCTTATGCTTCACTTTCTATGGCG ATTGGAGCCCTTTTTTTGTGGTCGTATGTGTACAATGTTGTGCGGATATCTTCAAGTAATTGCACTGAAGCAATTGATGAATCCACAAGTAACTCTTCAGAAGAACCTTCGGCAGTACTGAATGGGAGTTGCAAAGAGCCACTACTTTCAAATGATTTATCAATCTTGGAGAACCAAGGAGACCATTTTGCACTTCCATGCTCTTCATCGCTGAAGTTTGCTTCCACATTGACTCAAGGAGAATCTTGCCAG ATTGTTGGGTTTTTTGTTGGAGTAATCTCTCCAATTCGATGGCTAATGATTGGTGATAGTGCTCCTCTTCGCGTCGTTGAAGATTCTGCTTATTTGATTGG TGAAGGAGCCATCCCAGCTACAACCTTGATAATGGGAGCAAACCTTCTTAGAG GTTTACGAGGGTCGGATATTCGTGTGTCCCTTGTCGTTGGGATTATAGCAGTTCGTTATATTGCACTCCCACTGTTTGGCATTCTCATTGTTAAAGGGGCGCTGCATTTTGGCCTGGTGCAATCAGATCCATTGTATacatttgttcttcttcttcaatttgcGCTTCCGCCTGCAATGAACATAG GAACAATTACCCAATTGTTTGGTGCTGGTGAGAGAGAATGTTCTGTTATTCTGCTATGGACATATGGAATAGCTTCAATTGCCCTTACCCTTTGGTCAACCTTCTTTATGTGGCTCGTAGCTTGA